The Zingiber officinale cultivar Zhangliang chromosome 10A, Zo_v1.1, whole genome shotgun sequence genome contains a region encoding:
- the LOC122027628 gene encoding uncharacterized protein LOC122027628 isoform X1: protein MSIRSFGNPIWLRQCMPLLKTGRLNSLVKQHEDFNVSCETNDGSSCGHRVVLSTHHSFPPTQYPAIPLLHNSALVIPSSLPPSLDPKMLPRTQSIFHVGEEVWEATEPSAAVGELERSSRGAIERLEGLRILIQHSVRQSNVVIKSCLKPCAPHHLLSLGASSSATQLGFLKTCFLCKSELSPHKDVYMYSRGDQGFCSEECRGQQILIDERKEMELLSTRERLKAIHHRRLRESGRHKRRILVAA from the exons ATGTCGATCAGAAGTTTTGGTAATCCAATTTGGTTGCGTCAATGCATGCCCTTGCTGAAAACAGGAAGACTGAATAGCCTTGTCAAGCAACATGAAGATTTCAATGTGTCATGTGAAACAAATGATGGGTCCTCTTGTGGCCACAGAGTAGTTTTAAGTACCCATCACTCCTTCCCTCCCACTCAATACCCTGCCATTCCACTGCTCCACAATTCCGCTCTCGTAATTCcttcctccctccctccctcccttgATCCAAAGATGCTCCCGAGAACTCAGAGCATCTTCCATGTAGGGGAGGAAGTCTGGGAGGCCACGGAGCCCAGTGCGGCCGTCGGAGAGCTCGAACGCAGCTCGAGAGGAGCAATCGAGCGACTCGAAGGGCTTCGGATTCTCATTCAGCATTCCGTGCGCCAATCGAACGTCGTGATCAAGTCTTGCCTCAAGCCCTGCGCGCCTCATCATTTGCTCAGCCTCGGGGCTTCTTCCTCTGCCACGCAGTTGGGCTTTCTGAAAACTTGCTTCCTGTGCAAATCTGAGCTGAGTCCTCATAAGGATGTGTATATGTATAG caggGGGGATCAGGGATTTTGCAGCGAAGAATGTCGAGGCCAGCAAATTTTGATTGatgagagaaaagagatggaattgCTGAGCACGAGGGAGAGGTTGAAGGCTATTCATCATCGTCGTCTGCGCGAATCTGGTCGTCATAAGAGAAGGATTTTGGTAGCGGCATAG
- the LOC122027628 gene encoding uncharacterized protein LOC122027628 isoform X2, producing MSIRSFGNPIWLRQCMPLLKTGRLNSLVKQHEDFNVSCETNDGSSCGHRVVLSTHHSFPPTQYPAIPLLHNSALVIPSSLPPSLDPKMLPRTQSIFHVGEEVWEATEPSAAVGELERSSRGAIERLEGLRILIQHSVRQSNVVIKSCLKPCAPHHLLSLGASSSATQLGFLKTCFLCKSELSPHKDVYMYRGDQGFCSEECRGQQILIDERKEMELLSTRERLKAIHHRRLRESGRHKRRILVAA from the exons ATGTCGATCAGAAGTTTTGGTAATCCAATTTGGTTGCGTCAATGCATGCCCTTGCTGAAAACAGGAAGACTGAATAGCCTTGTCAAGCAACATGAAGATTTCAATGTGTCATGTGAAACAAATGATGGGTCCTCTTGTGGCCACAGAGTAGTTTTAAGTACCCATCACTCCTTCCCTCCCACTCAATACCCTGCCATTCCACTGCTCCACAATTCCGCTCTCGTAATTCcttcctccctccctccctcccttgATCCAAAGATGCTCCCGAGAACTCAGAGCATCTTCCATGTAGGGGAGGAAGTCTGGGAGGCCACGGAGCCCAGTGCGGCCGTCGGAGAGCTCGAACGCAGCTCGAGAGGAGCAATCGAGCGACTCGAAGGGCTTCGGATTCTCATTCAGCATTCCGTGCGCCAATCGAACGTCGTGATCAAGTCTTGCCTCAAGCCCTGCGCGCCTCATCATTTGCTCAGCCTCGGGGCTTCTTCCTCTGCCACGCAGTTGGGCTTTCTGAAAACTTGCTTCCTGTGCAAATCTGAGCTGAGTCCTCATAAGGATGTGTATATGTATAG gGGGGATCAGGGATTTTGCAGCGAAGAATGTCGAGGCCAGCAAATTTTGATTGatgagagaaaagagatggaattgCTGAGCACGAGGGAGAGGTTGAAGGCTATTCATCATCGTCGTCTGCGCGAATCTGGTCGTCATAAGAGAAGGATTTTGGTAGCGGCATAG